From the Synergistetes bacterium HGW-Synergistetes-1 genome, the window CTGTTTTAATTCAAACTGCATAACTACTGTTTTTAAAATCAAGAATCCCATTCCGAAACCAAAAAAAATCGTAATGGTATTGGAAATGAAATTTACATATTTTGCTGTTTTTGGGAAAAACTGAGGCAAAGCATCGATTTTCAGATGCATACCTTTTTTTGCAGCAAGGCTTATTCCAACCATTGTCAGCCATACAAAGCCGATTCTTGATGCCTGTTCAGCCCAAGAGAAGCTGAAAGAGAGAACGTAACGGCAAAAAACCTGCGCTGTCAGTGTTATGAGCATAAATGTCATAAAAATTGCAAGAAGATATTCTTCCCACTTATCGAAATAATGAAAAACAGATTTTTTCAAGACAGAGCCTCCTTATTGCTTAAGCCTGAGGCCCCTGGGTGATGACGCCCTGGGGCCTGTTAGGCTTATTTTTATGCTAGATCCGATGCGTGGCGCTATTAATACTTTAATAACTGGTTATTTAAAATCTATCTTGCGTCCAAGCTGATGGTATATTTTTTCAAGGAGACCGTTTGTTGAAGGAGCATGCTTTTTGTAAAGGGGCAACAGCTTCGCGCGGAATGCATTCTTCTGTTCAGGTGTTAGAGTAACGATAGTACAGGTTTTACTCTTTACTATTCCATCACGAAGATCCTTATTGATCTTTTCCTGTGCTTCGCGCTCATAAATCTTGGTTTCATCAGCTGCTTCCTGAATCATTTTCTGCTGTTCAGGAGTAAGTTTATCCCATACTTTCTTTGAGAATACAAGCGGCAACGGACCATAAAGATGCCCTGTCTCAATAATAAATTTCTGTACTTTGTCAAAGCCAGACTGAACTATGTTCTGGTAAGGATTCTCCTGTGCATCAAGTACGCCCTGCTGAAGGCTTGTCAGAACTTCTGAAAATGCCATAGGGATAGCACTGGCTCCAAGGGTGTTCCATGCTTCTATATGAAGCGGATTATCCATTACACGGATCTTAAGTCCCTTGAGGTCTTCGGGTTTTACAAACTTGCGGTTAGATGTTGATTCACGGAATCCCTGTGACCACCATGATATGATCTTTACTCCAGATTTCTCAACAGACTTAGCTACAGACTTACCCACTTCTCCGTCAAGGACCTTTTCTGCCTCTTTGCGATCATTAAAGAGATAGAGGAGGTCAAAAACCTTTGTTGCATCTGTAAAACCACCAAGAGCTGGAAGTGCCGGCAGCCCCATATCAAGTGCACCTGCCTGCATTGATTCGATCATTTCGCGGTTCTGTCCCATCGAACCATTGGGGTATATTTCCACAATAATTTTCCCGCCTGATTTTTTCTCAAGAATTTCTTTTAACTTAAGGGATCCAAGATGTTCGCCGCCTTTTTCGGTTACAACATGGGCAATGCGAAGCGTGAGGGGTTTTTCACTTGCTGCAAAGGCAGGAATACATGCAAAAACTAAAAGAATAATTACGAGCGCTGATACTGCAAAATTAACGTGCTTTTTCATATCTGACATCTCCCTTTACTTAATTTGTGTTGCATGGAACATCTTTATTGCAAACTCGTGTTTAAAAATTAAATTTTTCAAGTACTGATTTATTCACTACATTCAGAGGTTTTTCACCGACAAGGAATCTGCGTATCTCGGAAGCCACCTTCACCCGCAGTTCAGGAATAGCATCTTCAGAATTCCAAGCTGCGTGAGGTGTTATGATAACATTCGAAAGCGATGCCAGTTTGGGCTTTTCAATAAACTTTGTATGACCTGCAGGAGGTTCCGCAATTGTTACATCAAGTGCTGCACCTGCAATTTTCTTCTGCTGGCAGGCATTATAAAGTGCTTCTTCATCCACCATAGGACCTCGGGCTGTATTGATCAGATAGGCTGTCGGTTTCATAAGAGAGAGAGTCCTTTCATTAACAAGATTGGTACTCTCCTGCGTTAGCGGCATATGAAGCGAGAGAAAATCTGCATCAGCAAAAAGTTTGTCCAGATCATCATATCTGATTATTCCATTCTTCTCAAAAACTTCTTCCGGAAGATACGGGTCATAACCTATCACTTTGATACCGAAAGGGTGCAGCCTGTTTGCAACCATTCTTCCAATGCCTCCGCATCCTGCCAGAGCAAAAACCTTATTGCGATAGCGAGGCACAGGGTCTGCTATTGACATATCCCACCCGCCCGCTCTTGTCTGATTTACGAGTTCTACGATCTTTCTGGTGATGTCGAGGAAGAGGGCTATCGTATGATCTGCTACCTCTTCCTGACAGTAATCTGGAACATTGCAGACAATAATGCCCATATCTGTTGCAGCATCAAGGTCTACACTATTAGTTCCAATTCCCGTCCGAAGAAGAATTTTGGCATTTTTAAAATATGACAGATTTTTACGGTTCATCGGAGTAAACAGGGCCATTATTGCATCCGCATCTTCACCCTGCATACAGATTTCTTCCGGGCTTCCTCCTTTTGACAGAATAACATCGGCATCAATTTCTTTCAAAATTGATTTTTCAATTTCAAGATCCGGCCAAGTTATATCTGTTGCAAAAACTTTAAATTTGGACATGGATAAATACTTCCTTCCTTATGTATAAAATTTGCTTATTATTCGATATAAAGTTCAGGGTGACGGACGTTGAAAACCTTCAAATGGTCCCGGATTTCCTGAACCTTTTCAGGGTTTATTTCAACAAATATACCTTCTTCTTTATCTGAACCTTCATAAAGAACTTCACCCCAGGGGTCAAGAACCAATGAATGTCCGCCGAAATCAGTACCTTTTGAATTCCCCACTCTATTGCATGCGACAACATACATCATGTTTTCAATAGCACGCGCTTTCAGGAGTGCGATCCAGTGGTCAATACGACAAGTCGGCCATTCAGCTGAGACAAAGAGCACTTTGGCTCCATGAAGAGCGTTGATCCTTAACCATTCGCAAAACCGGATGTCATAACATATAACACAGCCTGCTGTTACTCCTCCTACCTCAAAAAGACATTCCCGTTTTCCGCCGTTCAAATACTTATCTTCATCCATTAACGGAATAAGGTGGACCTTATCATAGTGATTTATATATTCGCCTTTTGGGTTTATTACCTGAGCTCTGTTAACTGAACCTTCCTGAGTTCCGGCAAGAACAGAACCGGCAGCAAACCATACATTGTACTTTTTAGCGAGTTCGCCCAAAAATTTTGCTGCCTGCAGGCCTTCGGGATCAGCATATTTTTCAGCTTCTTCAATTGCATACCCTACATCCCAAATCTCCGGCAGAACAATAAGTGTTTCTGTTTCAGACGGTTTGAAATATTTGCCCATCCATGTCTCAACATTTTTGTAATTTGCATTCCTATCACCGAGCTTGATATCTATTTGAGCAATTCCAACACGCAGCAACCTAATGCCCCCTCTTTAAATCCCCTCAAGTACTCAGGGATCAATCAATATTTTCATGTTGTTACTTTATTTGGTATTCCAAGTTATGTCAAGTACACTGAATACATAAAGAAATATTGTTTTATCTTTAGTACACATATGATAAAAAATTAACAGACTCACTCCTTTGAAGGAAGAGAGAGCCAAGGAATAGATTTCTAACTTGTCGTTATTTGGGAAACAATACTATTTACGATAGATTTACGCGACATGTTTTAGTCGCAGCTTCACACAGTTTGAAAAACCGCACTTCCGCCGGCACATTTCCGGCCGCTTCCTTTGCCACATTACATGCCACACAAAGTCAGTTATAATTTACAATGAATACTCGAACAGACCATTTAGTGTTTTCTTTGAAAATATGATAGGTTATTTTTTAAGGGGGTATGCTTATGATAGAGATTTTTAAAATATGCGGCGTGCTGGCAGGCATACTTATGACTATAGCCGGATTCACTGGTTTTTTCGGTCCCAGCCTTAGAAAAAAGATCAAAGGGCCGGCGGTACTGAGGGTCCACCGCTGGTGCGGGATAGGCGCGGTTGTTTTCGGATTGACGCACGTGATCATTTACTTGCTATATCTTGGATAAAAATACGTAAGGAGGAATTTTGACGATGCGTAAGATCGTGAAGTCACTTTTAACATTGATGATCGTGATCCTTATCTGCAGTCCTGTATTTGCACATCCCGCTGAAAAAATGGAGCTTAAATGGGATGAAACGGCATCTGCTCTGGATGTCTCGATCGTCCATCCGGTCAAAAATACTGTAAAACACTATATAAGCAAGATAGTGGTCTCTGTCGGTGGAAAGGTAATGGAAGAGAGGGTCCTCAAATCCCAGACCGATCCAAAAACAGAACAGGCAGTATTTGAGATCAAAGATCTTAAAAAAGGATCAAAGATAGAGGTAGAGGCGACCTGCAACGTATTTGGAAAACTTAAGGGAAGCATAGTGATCTAACCGCAAGTCATTCATATAAACCACAAAGCGGCTGCCTTCTCGGGCAGCCGCTTTTTTCTGCTGTAATTGCTCTTATTTTACGTTAACGGTGAACATGTCTCCGGGTTGTCCTATGCAGACAACATAGCTGCCTTCAGGCACATAGACCTCTCCATCGTCGGTAATGCTGTCGAAGAGAGCAAGCCTTTCTGACTCCTCTCTCAAAACCATTACCCTGTCCTTTTCGGGTTTTTCGAATGAAAGGATAGAACCGCTGCCTGTCCTGTACCATTCATTGTATCCCTTTTCACCTATCATCACCGAGTTCCGGCCACTCTTTAAAACCTTGGTCTTTTCGGCATCAGAGAAAAGAAATATTCCTGATTTGACCCATAAAGTACCATCGCTTTCGAATATCTCAAGTTCCGACTGGTCCCGGAAAAGAGGCGCAGCATATGTTGCACTGTGGTCATCCTCGACTCTTAGCGGGCTCATAAAGGTCAGGTATCCGGGCAACTCACTGTATGTATCTGAAGATACCATAGCTGTCTCCCTGTATAACTGGATCGAAGGCGTCAGATTTCTGATAAGCCATATTTTATCCTTCATATCCGCCAAAAGTTTCTTTGGTTCTTCCTCCTCTGATACTTTCTGGAACATTAAATTGTCAATTCCATAAAAGGGGTCTTTCTCGGCAATAAAGCATGAAGTATCCCGATTTCTTATAAAGTATCCTCGCAAATCTTTTTCAAACGAGTAGAAAGAGCCTCCGTTATAGACAAAGGACATCAGCACAGGCCCCTCTTTTCCCGCCGGGACTTCATCCCCTTCGGGCAGCAGCTGCAAAACCTCCATTTTCTTTCTCTCCTTGTTAAACCTGATCCTGACAAAGGATCCGCCGTTCGCATAGAGGCCCTGAAAGGCAGAAAGCTCGGACGGGATGATCTCCGGGTCAACGGGCTTTTCTTTTTTCCTCTCTTCGGGGACAGGAAGTCCCTTATCCTTCATAAGAGCATTCAGGACAGGTCTTGTGACTGCTTCGCCGTTCAGCTTTCCTGATATGCTTGCCGCAACAACAAGCCTCTGCTCAGGTAATACCTGCAGTCCGGTGGAGTAAGCTCCGGTGCCTCCGCCCTTTGAATATACTTTTATGCCGTTTTCCTCATATGACGGAAGCAAAGAATAGTCCCAGCCAAAAGAGTCCATTATTACCTGTCCGCGAAGCCCTGCTGAAAAAGGTGTCGGCTGGCTTTTGAGTATTTCTTCGATGGAGCTTTGGGATAGTATTTTTTTCCCTCCCGGGGAGAAGCTGTCGCCAAATCTGCAAAGATCCTCAGCAGTCGAAGAGAGGCCTCCTGCGGCGTGTACAAGGATCACTTCAGGAGGATATTTCTTCCCAGTTTCAGGATCATAAAAATTTGAGATGTTTCCCGCCGACTCACCTATGCTTGCACCGGTGTCCTTCATTCCAAGAGGCTGAAAGACCCTCTTTTCAAGGAAATTTAAAAATTTCTGGCCGGAGACCCTTTCGACGATCATCTCTGCAAGGGTGAATCCGTCATTGCAGTAGATCCCCACAGCGCCAGGGTCATGCTTCAGGTTCGATCTCTTCATCCTTTCAAGCAACATCTCGTAAGGTTCACCTTCAGGATCATATCCAAAGAGAAAAGTCGATCCCGGCAGGCCGGAAGAGTGGTTGAAGAGCATCCTTACAGTTATTTCCCTGTACCTCTGGTCCTTCATTTCAAATTCAGGGATGTATTTCACGACAGGATCGTCGAGGTTGACCTTTCCCTCGTCAACAAGCAGAAGAACAGAAACAGCAACAAACATTTTGCTTGTTGAGCCGATG encodes:
- a CDS encoding TRAP transporter substrate-binding protein DctP, producing MSDMKKHVNFAVSALVIILLVFACIPAFAASEKPLTLRIAHVVTEKGGEHLGSLKLKEILEKKSGGKIIVEIYPNGSMGQNREMIESMQAGALDMGLPALPALGGFTDATKVFDLLYLFNDRKEAEKVLDGEVGKSVAKSVEKSGVKIISWWSQGFRESTSNRKFVKPEDLKGLKIRVMDNPLHIEAWNTLGASAIPMAFSEVLTSLQQGVLDAQENPYQNIVQSGFDKVQKFIIETGHLYGPLPLVFSKKVWDKLTPEQQKMIQEAADETKIYEREAQEKINKDLRDGIVKSKTCTIVTLTPEQKNAFRAKLLPLYKKHAPSTNGLLEKIYHQLGRKIDFK
- a CDS encoding C-terminal binding protein, whose amino-acid sequence is MSKFKVFATDITWPDLEIEKSILKEIDADVILSKGGSPEEICMQGEDADAIMALFTPMNRKNLSYFKNAKILLRTGIGTNSVDLDAATDMGIIVCNVPDYCQEEVADHTIALFLDITRKIVELVNQTRAGGWDMSIADPVPRYRNKVFALAGCGGIGRMVANRLHPFGIKVIGYDPYLPEEVFEKNGIIRYDDLDKLFADADFLSLHMPLTQESTNLVNERTLSLMKPTAYLINTARGPMVDEEALYNACQQKKIAGAALDVTIAEPPAGHTKFIEKPKLASLSNVIITPHAAWNSEDAIPELRVKVASEIRRFLVGEKPLNVVNKSVLEKFNF
- a CDS encoding carbon-nitrogen hydrolase, which produces MLRVGIAQIDIKLGDRNANYKNVETWMGKYFKPSETETLIVLPEIWDVGYAIEEAEKYADPEGLQAAKFLGELAKKYNVWFAAGSVLAGTQEGSVNRAQVINPKGEYINHYDKVHLIPLMDEDKYLNGGKRECLFEVGGVTAGCVICYDIRFCEWLRINALHGAKVLFVSAEWPTCRIDHWIALLKARAIENMMYVVACNRVGNSKGTDFGGHSLVLDPWGEVLYEGSDKEEGIFVEINPEKVQEIRDHLKVFNVRHPELYIE